The following nucleotide sequence is from Phycisphaera sp..
AGCACGTCGCGAGCCTGCTCGAGGTAGACCTGCGGATCTGTCCGACCGCCCTCGGCCTCGTTGGCCTCGGCCATCAGCCACTCGTACAAGCCAACGGCCGATTCGGCATCGCTCGGGTCCACGCGCATGGCGGCTTCGAAGTCGAGCACCGTCTTCTCGCGGAAGTCCTGGTCGGCCTGCCCACTGCCGAGCCTCATGTTGAGGTTGCTCAGGGCGCGATATCGACGCAAGCGGTGCCACTGGGCCTGGTCGTTGTCCGCCTCGGGAGAAGCCAGGAAGTACTCCAACGCCGAGTTGGTATCCGACAACATCTGCTGCCAGCCCGAACGCCCCGAAGCGCCGAACACGTTGCGCTGCTCGTATTGGGTCTGGAGGTACTTCTCCCACGCCTCGACATCGGTGCGCTTGGCCACGGCGAGCTGCCGCAGGGCCGGGACATAGTTCTTCCAATACATGTCCGAGTACTTCGTCCGCGTCTCGGGCGTCAACTCTTCGATGGAATCGATCCAAGCCGCGAGATAGATGACGTTGGTGCGTTCCTTGTTGACGGCCTTGGCAAAGGACTTTTCTGCTTCCTCTTGGTTGCCGGCCTGCGCATAGGCCAGAGCGGCGTCGTAATGGTCCGAAGCCGACTTCTTGACGATGAAGTACGCCGCACCGGCCATGCCGACGAACACGACACCCACGACGGTGCACAAGATCGCAACGAACCGGACATTCACACGAGCCGCCATATCTGCCTCCGTATCGTCGTACCCAAAGGGGCACTCCCACGACCAACCCCGCGCCGCGGGTTCACTCGTTACCCTTCTTCGGGCCAGTTCCCGGTACTCACCTCGGCCCAATCCGGAACGCACAGCATGAGCTCACCGAGCAAGTCGTCGAGCAGGGCCGAAGCGATCTCGGCAAGCTCTTCGGGCGACTCGACGCGCTGGCTGTTGAATTGCACTTTCAAGTAGTACGCGTAATCGGTCTTCAGATCGAACGCGAGCAAACGAACACCCTCGGCGCTCGAGCGGTGCTCGCCATTCACGATGAAGAAGTAGCCCGCGTACAGGCTCGGCCGACCCGGCACGGAAAACTCCGTCACGCGGACTTGCATGTCCCGCGGATCCAGGGGCAGCAAAACCCTCTGGCCGGGGCGATTGGAGTAGCTGCCGCGTGCCAGCGTAACGGTGTGCGCACGGCCCTCCATCACCTCGGGAGCGTCTCGCATGGGAAGCCACCGGCTGTCATCCAGCGGCAGGTCGACCACGCGTGTGCCGGCACCGATCTGCATGCCCCCGCCCACGAAGCATCGCTCGGGGATGTGGGGAACAGTGTCGATCGAGCCGGTGTAATACGCCAAGTGGATGTCGATGCTGCGCGGCACCCCACCATCGGCAGGATTCTTCTCCTGGTAGGTGCGGGTGACGTAGTTGGTGGTGCCCAGGGTCTTCTCGGTGTCGCTGTCCTCGAAGCGATCGGGCCCGACCTGGATCCAATCCTCCGACTCGGAAGGCACGTCTCGCATGACCAAGCCCGTGCTCGGATAGATCGGGCTCTTCTGGAGATAGAGATCGAGCGCACGGATCGAGATGCCCAGCACCGCGCCGGAGGTTGCCAACAACACAACAGCGACCGCCGCGGCGATCACCATGCCGCGGGGCAGCCCCATGATCTTGGTATCCTGTCCACTCATGCCGATACCGCCTTGGCCGTGTCCTTGGTTGGCTCGTCGCTCACGACACGGTTGAGGATCCAGACCAGCAACAGGAAGATCGCCAGCCCCGGCACCAGCAGCAGGGTGCCAATCAGCATGTGGGCCTCACCCGACGCGAGATCGGGATCGACCAACGCGGTCAGGAAGCCTAATACCGCCACTCGCACGACGTTCAGACCGATCGCGACCGGCAGCGAGAGCAGGAGCACCGCGACGCGCTGCCACCAGTGGCGGCACTGCGTGAGCGCGACGGCCGCTCCCAACGCGATGAACGCCACGACCATGCGCATCCCGCTGCACGCCTCGGCTACGTTGAGCTGGTTCGTGTTGCCGGCATCGTCCATCACGCTGATGATGTTGCCCTCGACCATCGACTCGACGCCGAAGGGATAGCCGAAGATCGTCAGCAGCACGTAACCGCCCTGCGAGGCGATCAGTTGGAGCTGGAAGGTGATCGCGATCATCACCCGCTCGGAGATCGTGACGGCAAACAGCAGGAACGCGATGGGCATGATCGCCACGCGGATGACCTGCGGCCCGAAGACGAGCAGCACGAAGCCGAAGACCGCCAGCACCAGCGCGAAGCCCTGGAGCATGTGCGTGGGCACACCCACGATAAAGAACACATAACACGCGATGCCAAGCAGCAGCGGCAACAGCCCGGGCCAGAACGGCTTGATCTGAGCATTGAGCAGCCGCTCACGCCGCTGGTAGAGCAGGTAGCCGGCGATGAGGGGGACGGCAAAGGCGTGGCCCCAGTCATCCAAGTTCTTGGAACTGATGACACTCTGGACGACGAACCACTCGCGGAACAACCACGCGAAGGCCGCAAGCGCGACGACACCCAGCAGGGCAACCCCCTGCCAGCGCAACGACCCGACCGCGTCCGAAGCGGCGTTGCCATGGGCCATGCTCTGCGATGCCGACGCCACGCTCACGCGACAAAACTCCCCTCTGGGGCCATCGGGCCCGCCGTGCTGCTACGCCCGGGCCCGGGGCGAGTTCTGCGAATTTCCCCCGAACACGAGGGAGAAAAGTCTAGAAGCGGCGATCCGTGGGCGGCGGGCCGAACACGTCGTTACCGAAGTTCCGATCGAGCAGGAACCCGAAGCCGTAGGTCGCCCGGAAGCCATTTCGGATAATCGTCAGTGGGTACGTCCAGACGGACGATCCCACGTTGATGCGGTCGTTAGCCTTCAGATAAATGTCCGGCTCAAGGCCGCGGTTGATGGCCCGCAGGTCGAGCTGGATGATGGCCTGGCGGTCGTCGTCGAGCATCCGGACGAGTTCGATCCGTTCGGGCACACCCAACTGGTTCACGCCGCCAGCCTGGTCGATGGCTCGCATGAGCGTCAGCCGGTTGGCCAGCGAGAAGCCACCCGGGCGGTTGACGAATCCGGCTACGAAGTACAAGCCGTCGGTACGGGCCGGCACTCGGATGATGTCGCCGGGCTCGATAACCACGTTGTAGCGCATGTCCCCCTTGATGAGCTTCTGTGCTGGCACGCGGATAATGCGCTGGGTCACGAGCTGGCCGGTGGACAGGTCGCCGGCGAGCACGCCACGGCCCGGCTGGGCCTGCTGCCGACGGGTTGGAGCCATTCCGGGATTCACCCGGACCCACTCGCCGTCGAGGTACATCCAGGTGGCGTCGTCGCCGAGCCCCTGCGTGTCTTGCGAGGGCTGGACGCGATCCGATGACTCATCGATGAGGTCGATGGCCGGATCCTGGGGTTGTTCCTGCGAACCGTCCTGAGTGACCTCGAACGCGCCTGGGCGAGCGCCTTCGTCGCCCTCGAGCAGCCAATCGATGTCCCCGATGAGTTCTTCGCCCGTTGGTGGGGGTTGTGTGCCGCCGTCTTGTCCGCGGGGCTGGCCCCCGCTCAGGTCCGGGCGACGCCGGTCGGACAACGGGATCTGCCGGATGATGTAGATGTCCTCCACGCTCTCGCGGATCCAGCCGCCGCCGGCCAGGGCGTCGAGTAGGAACCAGTCGGCCTTGGGGATCGGGTACGAGCCCGGGGCGATGCCGCCGACCATGGTGTACGTGGCCTGGCGGCGGTCGAGCACACGCACCAGCACGTTCGGACGGGTGACCAGCGAGAGCACCGCGTCCGAAACCGCCTCGCGGATGCCGTCGGCGGTCAAGCCCGCCACCTGGACCTCGCCCACCTCTTCGAGGTAGACCATACCACGTGTGTCGACCACGGTCTGGAACTCGCCCGGCTGCCCGCCGGGTCGCAGGTCAAACACGATGATCTGGAGGAAGTCGCCCGGCCCGACGCGGTACTCCCACGGGCGGGGCACCAGGTCGTCGGGCGTGACCTCGCTGTACTGGACGAATTCGTCGTCGGGCCCCTCGATGGCCGAGATGCGGTCGAGGATGGGCGCGGTGGTCGGCGTGACCTCCCAGCGGCCCACCACGCTCTGGTTGAACCAGCTGTGCATGCCACACCCGCCCAGCAGGGTCGCACCCAGCAGCAGGGCGGGGGTCAGCAGGCGGCGGCTTACCGATCCGTAGGAGCCGCTGGTTGTCGATCGTGTCGTGTCGGTCATCGGGAACGCACCCCTTGCCCTTTGCGAGAACGATGTCTCAAAATCTGGCCTGAGCCAACCCTGGCTCGGCCGAAGGTCTCGATTGTTATCAGGCCAGCACTCAAAAGCGGCCCGAAGGCCCAAAAGCCCGGTCTGATGCCATACTCCACCGCCCATCGGGTGTTCGCCCGGGGTCGGCATCATTCCTGCATCGTCACGTCGGGGCGACTGTCTGAGTCGGAACACCCGAGAACCGCTAAATTCGTCCCCCGCATTTACCTATCCTTTGGGAATGTCGCTCGCTCCAAACATCGATGCCCAGCCCAAGACCACCGCGACCACGCCCCGGCACGCCCGCCCGGCAGGGGGTAATCCTTTACGTCGTGTCGACAAGCCGCTGCTCAGCCTGACCGCTCAGGTCCTCAACAACGAGGGGCCCCAGCACCTGGCCAACAAGCGCAAGCCCAGCTGGCTCAAGGCCAAGCTGCCCGGCGGACCGGGCTACGAGAAGGTCAAGGCCATCATGGACGAGCATGGCCTCTTCACGGTGTGCCAGGAGGCCGGCTGCCCCAACATGGGCGAGTGCTGGGCCCGGGGCGTGGCCACCATCATGATCTTGGGCGACACCTGCACCCGGGCCTGCGGCTTCTGCAACGTCAAGACCGGACGCCCCCCCACCCTCGACAAGGACGAGCCCAGGCGCGTGGCCGAGAGCCTGCGGCTAATGCACGAGCAGGCCAAGCTGAAGCACGTGGTCATCACCAGCGTGAACCGCGACGAGCTGCCCGACGGCGGCGCGGGCATCTGGGCCGAGACCATCATGCGCGGCCGCGAAGCCTGCCCGGGCATGAGCCTGGAAGTGCTGATCCCCGACTTCGAGGGCAACTGGGGGGCGCTCCAGATGGTCATCGATGCCAGGCCCCACATCATCAACCACAACCTCGAGTGCGTCCGCCGGATGTACCCGGCCGTGCGGCCCAGCGCCAAGTTCGACCGCTCGCTCGAGTTGCTCCGCCGCGTGAAGGAGCAGGGCGGCGTCGCCAAGACCGGCATCATGGTGGGCATCGGCGAGAAGGACGAGGAAGTGCTCGCCCTGATGGATGAGGTCCAGGCGGGCAGCACGGCCAGGGGCCCCGACGGCACCGAGGACGCCTGCGACATCCTGACCATCGGCCAGTACCTCCAGCCCACCCGCAACCACCTGCCCATTGACCGCTGGGTCCACCCGGACACCTTCGCGATGTACAAGGAGGAGGGCCTCAAGCGCGGCTTCAAGGTCATCGAGAGCGGCCCGCTGGTGCGCTCGAGCTACCACGCGGACCATCAGGCGGACGTGCTGAGCACGATTGAGGCGGAGCGGGCGCGGCGGGTCGGTTCGTAGCAGCCAATCATGGACAGCAACGATTTTCCTGAAGTGAAGCTCCGCCGTAGTGCGAAACGCAAAACGAAAGAGATTTTCGCTGAGCACTTTGGCGAGCGAGCGGAACTGCTTGACTTCCGAACAGCCGACAGCGACGAATCGGTTCGAGAACCACTCAAGCGTGCCCTTGCCAAACGGCTTGGCGACCAAGCCGCCTGGGCAACAGCGTTCCATTTGGTAGATTGGCGAGAAGATGCGGCATTCCTGATCGCAGTGATGCTATTCCCCGAACGTTTTACCAATGAAGAGATCGAAGCCACGACCAATTCGGTTCTCGTGCATGCCCCGCATCACGTTATGGCAGCCGCTCATTGGATGGGGCATGAACTCAGGGATGTGTTTGATCTTGGAATAAAGGTTGAGTCGGCCGAGGGGGACGGGCCAGATATTTAGTTCCACTCCCCGATTCTGGCGCGTTAGACTCTCGAAATAGCCGACTTGGCAGGCCCTCGCCCCTACCCTCCCTCCA
It contains:
- a CDS encoding EpsI family protein, which codes for MSGQDTKIMGLPRGMVIAAAVAVVLLATSGAVLGISIRALDLYLQKSPIYPSTGLVMRDVPSESEDWIQVGPDRFEDSDTEKTLGTTNYVTRTYQEKNPADGGVPRSIDIHLAYYTGSIDTVPHIPERCFVGGGMQIGAGTRVVDLPLDDSRWLPMRDAPEVMEGRAHTVTLARGSYSNRPGQRVLLPLDPRDMQVRVTEFSVPGRPSLYAGYFFIVNGEHRSSAEGVRLLAFDLKTDYAYYLKVQFNSQRVESPEELAEIASALLDDLLGELMLCVPDWAEVSTGNWPEEG
- a CDS encoding exosortase/archaeosortase family protein, whose amino-acid sequence is MSVASASQSMAHGNAASDAVGSLRWQGVALLGVVALAAFAWLFREWFVVQSVISSKNLDDWGHAFAVPLIAGYLLYQRRERLLNAQIKPFWPGLLPLLLGIACYVFFIVGVPTHMLQGFALVLAVFGFVLLVFGPQVIRVAIMPIAFLLFAVTISERVMIAITFQLQLIASQGGYVLLTIFGYPFGVESMVEGNIISVMDDAGNTNQLNVAEACSGMRMVVAFIALGAAVALTQCRHWWQRVAVLLLSLPVAIGLNVVRVAVLGFLTALVDPDLASGEAHMLIGTLLLVPGLAIFLLLVWILNRVVSDEPTKDTAKAVSA
- a CDS encoding polysaccharide biosynthesis/export family protein encodes the protein MTDTTRSTTSGSYGSVSRRLLTPALLLGATLLGGCGMHSWFNQSVVGRWEVTPTTAPILDRISAIEGPDDEFVQYSEVTPDDLVPRPWEYRVGPGDFLQIIVFDLRPGGQPGEFQTVVDTRGMVYLEEVGEVQVAGLTADGIREAVSDAVLSLVTRPNVLVRVLDRRQATYTMVGGIAPGSYPIPKADWFLLDALAGGGWIRESVEDIYIIRQIPLSDRRRPDLSGGQPRGQDGGTQPPPTGEELIGDIDWLLEGDEGARPGAFEVTQDGSQEQPQDPAIDLIDESSDRVQPSQDTQGLGDDATWMYLDGEWVRVNPGMAPTRRQQAQPGRGVLAGDLSTGQLVTQRIIRVPAQKLIKGDMRYNVVIEPGDIIRVPARTDGLYFVAGFVNRPGGFSLANRLTLMRAIDQAGGVNQLGVPERIELVRMLDDDRQAIIQLDLRAINRGLEPDIYLKANDRINVGSSVWTYPLTIIRNGFRATYGFGFLLDRNFGNDVFGPPPTDRRF
- the lipA gene encoding lipoyl synthase — translated: MSLAPNIDAQPKTTATTPRHARPAGGNPLRRVDKPLLSLTAQVLNNEGPQHLANKRKPSWLKAKLPGGPGYEKVKAIMDEHGLFTVCQEAGCPNMGECWARGVATIMILGDTCTRACGFCNVKTGRPPTLDKDEPRRVAESLRLMHEQAKLKHVVITSVNRDELPDGGAGIWAETIMRGREACPGMSLEVLIPDFEGNWGALQMVIDARPHIINHNLECVRRMYPAVRPSAKFDRSLELLRRVKEQGGVAKTGIMVGIGEKDEEVLALMDEVQAGSTARGPDGTEDACDILTIGQYLQPTRNHLPIDRWVHPDTFAMYKEEGLKRGFKVIESGPLVRSSYHADHQADVLSTIEAERARRVGS